From Helicoverpa zea isolate HzStark_Cry1AcR chromosome 23, ilHelZeax1.1, whole genome shotgun sequence, one genomic window encodes:
- the LOC124641822 gene encoding uncharacterized protein LOC124641822 → MDSSPSHRGGLPHRSSPSAATPRSHAQDETTEVFSTPEIQSWMSSIEQCLNEVSTTVSEGKMNSEQKLRVSNLCRKVGYGVSQMAVQYQSLKHKALQNYATLQTLKENQDLAISLTEIKQKLQDTLIKQNSESTTFADMVKGTKSLIRPHATSSVAIYPSDQTKTSEETKTLVQKIVCPEEMKLKVRGLRKIRNGGVIISTETKDDILKLKQTVESSTSALTVDEPRKRKPRIIIIGVPTDMAEKEVFKSIYEQNIADKHPTLTKDTFLTSIKLSHKSGKREADSCNYIVEVPASVRKALVNQNRLYINWTSCPVHDFTLVTRCFKCQQYGHASKTCKSITSTCGHCGADGHATQECSSKENPPNCATCKRYKKPCNHKTGDLDCPPRKAAEYRYINSIDYGGA, encoded by the coding sequence ATGGATAGCAGCCCCTCCCACCGTGGCGGACTGCCACATCGCTCTTCACCATCAGCAGCAACACCTAGAAGTCACGCACAGGATGAAACAACGGAGGTTTTTTCTACTCCTGAAATTCAGTCCTGGATGTCTAGCATTGAGCAGTGCTTGAATGAGGTATCGACCACAGTTTCGGAAGGCAAGATGAACTCCGAACAAAAACTTAGAGTGAGTAACCTTTGTCGCAAAGTGGGATATGGAGTTTCTCAAATGGCTGTGCAATATCAGTCATTGAAACATAAAGCCCTCCAAAACTACGCCACCCTACAAACGTTAAAGGAAAATCAAGACCTCGCGATTAGTTTGACTGAGATCAAGCAGAAACTACAGGACACTCTCATCAAACAAAATTCTGAAAGCACTACCTTTGCAGACATGGTGAAGGGTACAAAAAGCCTTATTCGACCTCACGCAACTAGCTCAGTCGCTATATACCCTAGTGACCAAACCAAGACCAGTGAAGAGACCAAAACTTTAGTTCAAAAAATTGTGTGCCCTGAGGAAATGAAACTAAAGGTACGTGGCCTTCGCAAAATAAGAAATGGAGGTGTTATCATAAGCACGGAAACCAAGGATGACATCCTAAAATTGAAGCAGACTGTCGAGAGTTCCACTTCTGCACTTACTGTCGATGAACCTCGAAAGCGGAAGCCCCGTATTATAATTATTGGGGTACCTACTGACATGGCAGAGAAAGaagtatttaaaagtatttacgAACAAAACATTGCAGACAAACATCCAACATTGACCAAGGATACCTTTCTGACCTCAATTAAATTAAGCCACAAATCAGGGAAAAGGGAAGCTGACAGCTGCAACTACATTGTTGAAGTACCAGCCAGCGTCCGGAAAGCCCTAGTGAATCAGAACAGGCTTTACATAAACTGGACGTCATGCCCGGTACATGATTTCACCCTTGTGACTCGGTGCTTCAAGTGTCAGCAGTATGGTCATGCATCTAAGACTTGCAAATCCATCACCTCTACTTGTGGCCACTGTGGAGCAGACGGACACGCGACACAAGAGTGCTCCTCTAAGGAAAACCCTCCAAACTGTGCAACCTGCAAGCGCTATAAAAAACCCTGCAACCATAAGACGGGAGATTTGGATTGCCCTCCTAGAAAAGCCGCAGAATATAGATATATCAACTCTATAGATTATGGAGGTGCCTGA
- the LOC124641824 gene encoding putative nuclease HARBI1, protein MDVENIISEINYYDEVDYYDDILWPFQNRLPKVYIRDATNPFELPTQNFKKRFRFNQESVLYIVSLIRNNLVKSDNRGLPVAPEIAVLLTLRYYATASFQVNDFDQLNCKHNNINVMCVKQFINNDKNFQLVCGDLISLSQPTVSNVVTKVSRLLALLHKTYIKIPTGDQASINRQLFKDLGRHGRWPGLPGIDGAIDCTHIRIVNTPGCQHHEVYRNRKSYFSINVQAVVGPQTEFLDIVARWAGSTHDSRIFQMSRVYMKYTQGVLNGKLVGDSGYPTLPFMLTPIRPTPEDPPQIRYNRAQIKTRNIVERTFGIWKRRFPCLSKGLGNKLQTVSLIIVACAVLHNLSLILNDNMALGIDSHSDQEDVANETTVMASTSAGFVVRSTIIENYYQ, encoded by the exons ATGGatgttgaaaatattatttccgaAATCAATTATTATGATGAAGTCGACTACTACGATGATATTTTATGGCCTTTTCAAAATCGATTACCTAAAGTTTATATAAGGGACGCGACAAATCCCTTCGAATTACCTACGCAAAACTTTAAAAAACGGTTTCGATTTAACCAAGAATCAGTGCTATATATCGTATCGTTGATAAGAAATAATTTGGTGAAAAGTGATAACAGAGGGCTGCCAGTCGCGCCAGAAATTGCCGTTTTGCTTACTTTGAGGTATTACGCTACAGCATCCTTTCAGGTAAATGATTTTGACCAATTGAATTGTAAACATAATAACATTAATGTTATGTGtgttaaacaatttattaataatgacaaaaactTTCAGCTTGTGTGCGGGGATCTCATTAGTTTATCTCAGCCTACAGTATCAAACGTCGTTACAAAAGTATCACGACTGCTAGCATTACTCCATAAAACCtatattaaaatacctacagGAGATCAAGCTAGCATAAATAGGCAATTATTTAAGGACTTGGGAAGACATGGGCGTTGGCCAGGGCTACCAGGTATAGATGGAGCCATTGATTGCACCCACATACGAATTGTCAACACCCCAGGTTGTCAGCACCATGAAGTTTATCGCAATAGAAAATCTTATTTCTCCATTAATGTTCAA GCTGTTGTCGGCCCACAAACAGAATTCTTGGACATAGTAGCTAGATGGGCGGGCAGCACTCATGATtccagaatttttcaaatgtcCCGGGTATACATGAAGTATACTCAAGGTGTGCTAAATGGTAAACTAGTAGGTGATAGTGGTTATCCAACATTGCCATTTATGCTTACACCAATTAGGCCAACTCCTGAAGATCCTCCTCAAATACGGTATAACCGAGCACAAATCAAAACTAGAAACATTGTTGAAAGAACATTTGGAATTTGGAAACGTCGGTTTCCATGCTTATCAAAAGGCCTTGGTAACAAGTTACAAACGGTGTCCCTTATTATTGTAGCCTGTGCAGTGTTACATAATTTATCACTGATTTTAAATGATAACATGGCATTGGGTATTGATTCCCATTCTGATCAAGAGGATGTTGCAAACGAAACTACTGTAATGGCTAGTACAAGCGCAGGGTTCGTAGTCAGAAGTActataatagaaaattattaccAATAG
- the LOC124641826 gene encoding uncharacterized protein LOC124641826, with translation MESKKHVFSPIEKKHFLDVLKKYSNVIENKDTDGATLKHKNDAWIRVTAEYNASPLTTKQATVKQLRRLWVNTKQRQREALTKERQHRLATGGGPSISDAVVDPDVSMVAPALIVGIDNAIDSDLVEESSQSQTPDAVEIEHYVLDDVSQTSVISHDQATEDQIVLLDSPIPSTSQISQPFITTIPSARKSPARSNTRTGLKNSVIEQEYKDRSVRATEKHNIEMQILKEQLREAKAKADLAELILKEKQNSTGHTTNN, from the exons ATGGAGTCAAAGAAACATGTCTTTAGCCCCatcgaaaaaaaacattttctagatgtacttaaaaagtacagTAACGTTATAGAAAATAAGGATACAGACGGAGCTACGTTAAAGCACAAAAACGACGCTTGGATTCGTGTTACGGCCGAATATAATGCTAGCCCTCTCACTACAAAACAG gcaACAGTTAAACAACTACGGCGCTTGTGGGTTAACACAAAGCAGCGTCAAAGGGAGGCCTTGACGAAAGAACGCCAACATAGGCTAGCTACTGGAGGAGGGCCATCTATCAGCGATGCTGTCGTTGACCCTGATGTGTCCATGGTGGCCCCAGCTCTGATTGTTGGAATCGATAATGCGATTGATTCCGATTTAGTTGAAG agtcTTCGCAGTCGCAAACACCAGACGCCGTAGAAATAGAGCATTATGTTTTAGACGATGTTTCGCAGACATCCGTCATTTCCCACGATCAAGCCACCGAAGATCAAATAGTACTGCTTGACTCACCAATCCCTTCCACATCCCAAATATCCCAACCCTTTATAACAACCATCCCATCAGCAAGAAAGTCACCTGCACGTTCTAACACTAGAACAGGTTTAAAAAATAGTGTGATAGAGCAGGAGTACAAGGATAGATCTGTGCGGGCCACAGAAAAACACAATATAGAGATGCAGATTTTAAAAGAACAGCTAAGGGAAGCCAAAGCAAAGGCAGACTTAGCTgaacttattttaaaagaaaagcaAAATTCAACAG gTCATACCACAAACAATTAA